From the Pseudomonadota bacterium genome, one window contains:
- the panB gene encoding 3-methyl-2-oxobutanoate hydroxymethyltransferase yields the protein MEQNKITVPDIKERKKSGKKITMLTAYDYPTALLVDKAEIDIILVGDSLAMVVLGYKDTVSVTMEEMLHHIKAVSGAVKRALVIGDMPFGSYNVSIKEAIYNANRMMKEAKADCIKLEGGCRAAPVAKAIVEAGIPVQGHIGLTPQTASSLGGFKVQGKSFEAALALIEDAKALEDAGCFSVVLEAIPSPIAKIITESILIPTIGIGAGIDCDGQVLVTHDLIGLFDKFTPKFVKQYAKISDIIFSSVSQYKSDVETLQFPEEKHGFSMNQQEIEKLKEIINNTHKIMDS from the coding sequence ATGGAACAGAATAAAATAACTGTGCCTGATATAAAGGAAAGGAAAAAAAGCGGAAAAAAGATAACAATGCTTACCGCATATGATTACCCGACAGCACTTCTTGTAGATAAGGCGGAAATTGATATCATACTTGTAGGTGATTCTCTTGCAATGGTGGTGCTTGGTTATAAAGATACTGTTTCGGTTACTATGGAAGAGATGCTTCATCATATAAAGGCAGTATCGGGTGCGGTAAAAAGAGCTTTGGTAATAGGGGATATGCCTTTCGGATCATATAATGTTTCAATTAAAGAAGCGATTTATAATGCCAACCGAATGATGAAGGAGGCAAAAGCAGACTGTATAAAGCTTGAGGGTGGGTGCCGGGCGGCTCCTGTCGCAAAGGCGATTGTTGAAGCCGGAATTCCGGTTCAGGGACATATTGGTCTTACTCCTCAGACGGCATCATCTCTGGGCGGATTCAAGGTGCAGGGAAAGAGTTTTGAAGCTGCTCTTGCTCTTATCGAAGATGCAAAAGCGCTTGAAGATGCCGGTTGTTTTTCGGTAGTGCTTGAGGCTATCCCTTCTCCTATTGCAAAGATAATCACAGAATCGATTTTGATTCCCACAATAGGAATTGGTGCAGGAATAGATTGTGATGGCCAGGTTCTTGTAACTCATGATTTGATAGGATTATTTGATAAATTTACACCAAAATTTGTTAAGCAATATGCAAAAATAAGCGACATTATATTTTCATCAGTCAGCCAATATAAATCCGATGTTGAAACCTTGCAGTTTCCGGAGGAAAAGCATGGCTTTTCGATGAATCAGCAAGAGATTGAAAAACTTAAAGAAATTATAAACAATACACATAAAATTATGGATTCCTAA
- the infC gene encoding translation initiation factor IF-3 yields the protein MNQDIRAKEVRVIDPDGNQLGILPTYRALAAAADFGFDLVEVSPTANPPVCKIMDYGRYKYELVKKKQEAKKKQSTFQVKEIKVRPKTSDHDLSVKIDHIKKFIGKKDKVKVTVVFRGREITLTQLGRELLEKIVNSTSDIAVVEQMPKFEGRAMIMILAPK from the coding sequence ATTAACCAGGACATACGGGCCAAAGAGGTAAGAGTAATAGATCCTGATGGAAATCAGTTAGGTATTCTGCCTACATATAGAGCTCTAGCTGCGGCAGCCGATTTTGGATTTGATCTGGTTGAAGTTTCGCCAACCGCTAATCCGCCTGTATGTAAAATCATGGATTATGGACGTTATAAGTATGAACTGGTAAAGAAAAAGCAGGAAGCAAAAAAGAAACAAAGCACATTTCAGGTTAAAGAAATAAAGGTGCGACCCAAAACCAGTGATCATGATCTTAGTGTCAAAATAGATCATATAAAAAAGTTCATCGGAAAAAAAGATAAGGTAAAAGTTACGGTTGTTTTCAGAGGCCGTGAGATTACGCTGACGCAGCTAGGCAGGGAACTGCTTGAGAAAATTGTAAACAGTACCTCAGATATTGCTGTGGTTGAGCAAATGCCAAAATTTGAAGGGCGTGCCATGATAATGATTTTAGCTCCCAAGTGA
- the rpmI gene encoding 50S ribosomal protein L35, with protein MPKIKTNRGAAKRFKKTGSGKFKFAKSNGSHILTKKTTKRKRSLRKKNMIDKTNQREIRLLLPNS; from the coding sequence ATGCCCAAGATAAAGACTAATCGTGGCGCAGCAAAACGATTTAAAAAAACAGGTTCAGGAAAATTTAAGTTTGCCAAGTCCAATGGAAGCCACATACTTACGAAAAAGACAACAAAACGGAAACGTTCGTTGCGTAAGAAAAATATGATAGACAAAACAAATCAAAGAGAGATTAGATTGCTTCTTCCTAATAGTTGA
- the rplT gene encoding 50S ribosomal protein L20, protein MRVKRGFKARHRRKKVLKLAKGFRGGHSKLFRTAADTVDRALAYAYRDRRTCKRDFRKLWIIRINAAARINNLSYSKFMHGLKLANIDLDRKVLADLAISDPSGFAQLAGIALQQA, encoded by the coding sequence ATGCGTGTTAAAAGAGGTTTTAAGGCAAGGCACAGAAGAAAAAAGGTTTTAAAGCTTGCCAAGGGTTTTCGTGGAGGTCACAGTAAATTATTCCGGACAGCAGCTGATACGGTAGACAGAGCTTTAGCATATGCATACCGTGATCGCAGAACTTGTAAACGTGATTTCCGCAAATTGTGGATAATAAGAATAAATGCTGCTGCGCGAATCAATAATTTATCATACAGCAAGTTTATGCATGGGCTTAAACTGGCAAATATTGATCTTGATCGTAAAGTTCTTGCAGATCTGGCAATATCGGATCCCAGCGGATTTGCACAATTGGCCGGCATAGCTTTGCAGCAGGCTTGA
- the pheS gene encoding phenylalanine--tRNA ligase subunit alpha: MEKTIEEICAEAFKEIEIAKSSESLNAISVKYLGRKGVITQFLRSISKLPSEERPRAGEKANEAKKILDNAIKDAINKFESNASESDDFIDVSLPGRAVNPGSLHPVTQIMRQICDIFTRMGFNIVEGPEIENDYYNFEALNIPKYHPARDMQDTFYVSDNIVLRTHTSPVQVRIMEKRKPPIKIIAPGKVYRSDSDITHTPMFHQVEGLMVGENISFGDLKGILTNFFHLLFDDKTSLRFRPSFFPFTEPSAEVDILCVMCRGKGCRVCSYTGWLEVLGSGMVHPAVFENVGYDTSKITGFAFGMGVERITMLKYGIDDIRKFFENDLRFLRQF; this comes from the coding sequence GTGGAAAAAACAATAGAAGAGATTTGTGCCGAAGCTTTTAAAGAAATTGAAATTGCAAAAAGCAGCGAAAGCTTAAATGCAATTTCCGTAAAATACCTGGGAAGAAAGGGGGTTATTACTCAATTTCTTAGAAGCATATCAAAGCTACCTTCCGAAGAAAGACCAAGAGCAGGGGAAAAAGCTAACGAAGCAAAGAAGATTTTAGATAATGCAATAAAAGATGCAATAAACAAATTTGAATCTAATGCCTCAGAATCAGATGACTTTATAGATGTTTCATTGCCTGGAAGAGCTGTTAACCCCGGATCGCTTCATCCTGTTACACAGATTATGAGGCAAATTTGCGATATATTTACCCGAATGGGGTTTAATATTGTAGAAGGGCCCGAAATTGAGAATGACTACTATAATTTTGAAGCTCTCAACATACCAAAATATCATCCTGCAAGAGATATGCAGGATACTTTTTATGTTTCGGATAATATCGTCTTAAGAACACACACCTCGCCTGTACAGGTGCGCATCATGGAAAAACGCAAACCTCCTATTAAAATAATTGCTCCCGGAAAAGTATATCGCAGTGATTCCGATATTACTCATACACCTATGTTTCACCAGGTGGAAGGACTGATGGTTGGTGAAAACATATCTTTTGGAGATCTTAAAGGAATTCTTACCAATTTTTTCCATTTGTTGTTTGACGATAAGACAAGTTTAAGATTCCGGCCAAGTTTTTTCCCTTTTACAGAGCCCAGTGCCGAGGTTGATATTCTGTGTGTTATGTGCAGAGGCAAAGGTTGCAGGGTTTGCTCATATACCGGTTGGCTTGAAGTGCTTGGTTCCGGCATGGTTCACCCAGCGGTGTTTGAAAATGTAGGATATGACACATCTAAAATAACCGGATTCGCCTTTGGAATGGGAGTTGAGCGCATTACAATGCTGAAATATGGTATTGATGATATCCGCAAATTTTTCGAAAACGATTTAAGATTCTTAAGGCAGTTCTGA
- the pheT gene encoding phenylalanine--tRNA ligase subunit beta, whose protein sequence is MKVSLSWLKDYVTIETDINDLASALTMTGLEVESVTNTFDYLEKVVVGRIIEINPHPNADKLRICRVDTGDALLQVVCGAPNIKENMLVPFAMHGTLLPDGTLIEACEVRGQRSEGMLCSEKELELGDDKSGVLVLSDKCREGSSIAAALGLSDYTLEIGLTPNRSDCTSVIGIAREVAAIQKTKIKYPFVNQICNDKKQRNLISVEIEAPDHCPRYAAGLVRDITVAPSPFWLRKRLLSVGQRPINNIVDISNFVMLECGQPLHTFDFDQVAENKIVVRTAKKGEVFVTLDGKNRVMDEEMLLICDGKKPVAIAGVMGGENSEIAGTTKQVLIESAYFNPLSIRKTSKKLGLSTESSYRFERGVDPDGTLRALARAAELITEIGKGKIIESITDEYPLKQKSDVIELSVSKTNNLLGIKLDRDKIQSLLESIEFKVENNDSDTIKVTPPSFRVDISRSVDLMEEAARLYGYNNIPTTQPLMQAEAVHPLKTRVLRENIRNIMTGLSFTEAINYSFINESACDRLKLSPDDPKRKMVHVLNPLSEEQNVMRPSLVPGLLETMRRNLSYQVKNLKIYEIGKIFSSKGKDSLPEETEMITGLWTGDRYDLAWYAKEINCDFYDIKGVVEALLAALQINDIKFEKLPFELCNYTRYGYTAGIMAGKELIGHVGEIHPEVLANFDLKQTAFIFELNSHSLLKLSNLARKSKQQPRFPLATRDITIIIDQDIEAMSIIENINSFGETLIEKTLLFDIFEGAPIPPAKKSVSIRITYRSSEKTLEDDEVNNIHKNITDRLIKKFGASLPA, encoded by the coding sequence ATGAAAGTTAGTTTAAGCTGGCTTAAAGATTATGTTACTATAGAAACAGATATTAACGATCTGGCATCTGCGCTTACAATGACAGGGCTTGAGGTAGAATCTGTTACAAATACATTTGACTATCTTGAAAAGGTAGTGGTTGGGCGTATTATTGAAATTAATCCTCATCCCAATGCAGATAAATTAAGAATTTGTCGTGTTGATACAGGAGATGCTCTTTTACAGGTTGTTTGCGGTGCGCCGAATATAAAAGAAAATATGCTTGTCCCGTTTGCCATGCATGGAACGCTTCTTCCTGATGGGACGTTGATTGAAGCGTGCGAAGTACGCGGGCAAAGATCTGAAGGAATGCTTTGCAGCGAAAAAGAACTTGAACTTGGTGATGATAAAAGTGGTGTATTGGTTCTTTCTGATAAGTGCCGGGAAGGCAGTAGTATTGCCGCTGCACTTGGTTTATCGGATTATACACTTGAAATAGGCTTAACGCCAAACCGCTCCGATTGCACAAGTGTTATAGGAATAGCAAGAGAAGTAGCTGCGATACAAAAAACGAAAATAAAATATCCTTTTGTAAATCAAATTTGTAATGATAAGAAGCAAAGAAATTTGATTTCAGTAGAGATAGAAGCACCCGATCATTGCCCAAGATATGCCGCAGGACTTGTAAGAGATATAACAGTTGCTCCGTCTCCTTTCTGGCTCAGGAAACGTCTTTTATCAGTAGGGCAAAGACCCATAAACAATATCGTAGATATAAGTAATTTTGTGATGCTGGAATGCGGGCAACCTCTTCATACGTTTGACTTTGACCAGGTGGCAGAAAACAAAATTGTAGTTCGTACGGCAAAAAAAGGCGAAGTTTTTGTAACCCTTGATGGGAAAAACCGGGTTATGGATGAAGAAATGCTTCTTATTTGTGACGGCAAAAAACCTGTCGCAATAGCAGGTGTAATGGGAGGAGAAAATTCCGAAATTGCTGGTACAACAAAACAGGTTTTGATAGAAAGCGCGTATTTTAATCCCTTAAGCATCCGTAAAACTTCAAAAAAACTCGGTCTTAGTACTGAATCCTCATATCGGTTCGAGCGGGGAGTAGATCCTGATGGAACATTAAGAGCACTTGCAAGAGCTGCCGAACTTATTACTGAGATCGGCAAAGGTAAAATTATTGAATCAATTACTGACGAATATCCGTTAAAACAAAAAAGCGATGTAATTGAGCTTAGTGTAAGTAAGACCAATAATTTGCTTGGCATAAAACTGGATAGAGACAAAATACAATCATTGCTTGAATCTATCGAATTTAAAGTGGAAAATAATGATTCAGATACAATCAAAGTAACTCCGCCTTCTTTCAGGGTTGATATTTCAAGGTCTGTTGACCTTATGGAAGAAGCGGCGCGTTTATATGGATATAATAACATTCCCACTACACAGCCTCTTATGCAGGCAGAAGCTGTGCATCCCTTAAAAACTCGGGTTTTAAGAGAAAACATCAGAAATATAATGACAGGACTTTCGTTCACTGAGGCTATTAATTATAGTTTCATAAATGAATCAGCATGTGATCGTCTTAAACTTTCTCCCGATGACCCAAAAAGAAAAATGGTTCATGTGCTAAATCCTCTTTCTGAAGAACAGAATGTTATGAGGCCGTCTCTTGTCCCAGGCCTTCTTGAAACCATGCGACGCAATTTATCTTATCAGGTAAAAAACCTTAAGATTTATGAAATCGGGAAAATATTTTCAAGTAAAGGCAAAGACAGCCTTCCTGAAGAAACAGAAATGATTACGGGCCTGTGGACCGGCGACCGTTATGATTTGGCCTGGTATGCCAAAGAGATAAATTGTGATTTTTATGATATAAAAGGTGTTGTTGAAGCCCTTCTGGCTGCTTTGCAAATAAACGATATTAAATTTGAAAAACTGCCATTTGAATTATGCAATTATACAAGATATGGATATACCGCCGGCATTATGGCAGGTAAAGAATTAATAGGGCATGTTGGAGAAATACACCCTGAAGTTCTTGCTAACTTCGATTTAAAACAGACAGCTTTTATATTTGAATTAAACAGCCACAGCCTTCTTAAGCTTTCAAACCTTGCAAGAAAATCTAAACAACAGCCAAGATTTCCTTTGGCAACAAGAGATATTACTATTATAATAGATCAAGATATCGAAGCTATGTCTATCATAGAAAATATTAACAGTTTCGGTGAAACACTTATAGAAAAGACTTTGCTGTTTGATATCTTCGAAGGGGCTCCAATTCCGCCTGCAAAAAAAAGTGTTTCAATAAGAATAACCTACAGATCTTCGGAAAAAACTCTTGAAGATGATGAGGTTAACAATATACATAAAAATATTACAGACAGGCTAATCAAGAAATTTGGTGCATCATTGCCGGCCTGA
- a CDS encoding MerR family transcriptional regulator, with amino-acid sequence MQDNSYPEIKIPDKLYFKIGEVGKITGLPSSVIRFWETEFSKINPKRTPAGQRHYKRSDVELILKIKHLLYDKKFTIQGAINHLGSDKSENKSSLKTLDSVTDVVKELRKELIEIRNILS; translated from the coding sequence ATGCAAGACAATTCATATCCTGAAATAAAGATACCTGATAAGCTATATTTTAAAATAGGGGAGGTCGGCAAAATAACCGGTCTGCCTTCTTCTGTTATCAGGTTCTGGGAAACTGAATTTTCAAAAATCAACCCTAAACGAACTCCTGCCGGGCAGCGCCATTACAAAAGAAGCGATGTTGAGCTTATTTTAAAAATAAAACATCTTCTTTACGATAAAAAGTTTACTATCCAGGGGGCAATAAATCATCTTGGTTCAGATAAAAGTGAAAACAAATCTTCTCTAAAAACATTAGATTCAGTAACCGATGTAGTTAAAGAACTTCGCAAGGAGTTGATTGAAATACGAAACATATTAAGTTAA
- the aroQ gene encoding type II 3-dehydroquinate dehydratase: protein MKLQKIIVIHGPNLNMLGEREPDKYGTTTLTDINKELVRLGKKLGLGVDTFQSNHEGLIVDKIQEASRIYHGLIINPAAFTHTSIAIRDSLLLLKVPIIEVHLSNIFKREPFRHKSMVSDIATAGMFGFGHLGYYMALEAISKLLK from the coding sequence ATGAAATTGCAGAAGATTATAGTTATCCATGGTCCAAATCTTAATATGCTTGGGGAAAGAGAGCCGGATAAATATGGAACTACAACTCTTACTGATATTAATAAAGAACTTGTCAGGTTAGGGAAAAAGCTCGGACTTGGTGTGGATACTTTTCAATCGAATCATGAAGGATTGATCGTTGATAAAATTCAGGAAGCTTCGCGAATATACCATGGGCTTATAATTAATCCTGCGGCATTTACCCATACAAGTATTGCAATAAGAGATTCTCTTCTACTGCTTAAAGTTCCAATAATAGAAGTACACCTTTCAAATATTTTCAAAAGAGAACCTTTTCGCCATAAATCCATGGTATCGGATATTGCAACAGCAGGCATGTTTGGTTTCGGTCACTTGGGATATTATATGGCTCTTGAGGCGATATCCAAGCTGCTTAAATAA
- a CDS encoding ArsR family transcriptional regulator, whose protein sequence is MENLFSGLISSKTRIKLLTRFFFNPEAKSYLRELAREFDVSSNSIREELNQLTNTNLLISEKIGRKIHYMANIKHPIFPELKSMVGKVMGIDQVIDGIVERLGELERAYLIDDYAEGKDSGIIDLLLVGNIDQFHLNDLSRKTERYIKRKIRSMVVSKEEFNDFFPKLKNRPSILIWENKKI, encoded by the coding sequence GTGGAGAATTTGTTTTCAGGTTTAATATCATCAAAAACAAGAATCAAACTTTTGACAAGATTTTTCTTTAATCCTGAAGCTAAATCATATCTTAGAGAACTTGCCAGAGAATTTGATGTTTCAAGCAATTCAATACGTGAAGAATTAAATCAACTTACAAACACCAACCTTTTGATATCAGAGAAAATAGGCCGTAAAATACATTATATGGCAAATATTAAACATCCGATATTTCCTGAACTGAAATCAATGGTTGGCAAAGTAATGGGAATTGACCAGGTTATAGACGGTATAGTGGAAAGGCTCGGAGAACTTGAACGAGCATACCTTATTGATGATTATGCAGAAGGTAAAGACAGCGGAATTATAGATCTGTTGCTTGTAGGCAATATCGATCAGTTTCACCTAAATGATTTGAGCAGAAAAACTGAACGTTATATAAAAAGAAAAATCAGATCTATGGTTGTAAGTAAAGAAGAGTTTAATGATTTTTTCCCAAAATTAAAAAATCGTCCCAGTATTTTGATATGGGAAAATAAGAAGATATAG
- a CDS encoding glycosyltransferase family 2 protein codes for MRKFSLSHICVVIPLYKARDRIADVLRGLPEFVRTIVVVDDCSPDDSYACAQAVGDKRVHFVRHKQNQGVGGAVLSGYRKAIELGAEIIVKMDSDGQMDPALIPDLVGPILTGEADYTKGNRFYDLEKIHAMPPVRLFGNALLSLMAKLSSGYWDLFDPTNGYTAIHVEVAKHLPFTKISRRYFFETDMLFRLNTLRAVVIDVPMDAKYGAEVSNLKISKIVVGFFFKHILNFSKRIFYNYYLRDMSLASIELPLGILSFIFGCGFGVYHWIDSLQKGVATTSGRVMLAALPILMGMQLILAFLGYDIANVPRRPWHKLRRILKNSPTYIGGSDEK; via the coding sequence ATGCGCAAATTTTCATTGTCACATATATGTGTGGTTATCCCCTTATATAAAGCGCGAGACCGCATTGCAGATGTCCTTCGTGGGTTACCTGAGTTTGTCAGGACCATTGTAGTTGTGGATGATTGCAGTCCTGATGATTCTTATGCGTGCGCCCAGGCTGTTGGTGACAAAAGAGTGCACTTCGTCCGCCACAAACAAAATCAAGGAGTTGGCGGTGCAGTGCTTAGTGGATATCGGAAGGCCATCGAATTGGGTGCGGAGATAATTGTCAAAATGGATTCCGATGGGCAGATGGATCCCGCACTGATTCCGGATTTGGTAGGCCCCATCCTTACTGGCGAGGCAGATTACACCAAGGGAAACCGTTTTTACGATCTTGAAAAAATCCATGCAATGCCGCCTGTGAGATTGTTTGGTAATGCGTTACTGTCGCTGATGGCAAAGCTATCTTCCGGTTATTGGGATTTGTTTGATCCAACCAACGGCTACACCGCGATTCACGTCGAAGTTGCTAAACATTTGCCATTTACCAAGATTAGTCGCCGTTATTTCTTTGAAACCGACATGCTGTTTCGGTTAAATACGCTGCGCGCAGTGGTGATTGATGTGCCGATGGATGCCAAATATGGCGCTGAAGTTAGCAATTTGAAAATATCTAAAATTGTCGTGGGGTTTTTCTTTAAGCATATCTTAAATTTTTCAAAGAGAATTTTTTATAACTATTATCTACGCGATATGTCGCTCGCATCTATAGAGCTGCCTTTGGGGATTTTGTCATTTATTTTTGGTTGTGGTTTTGGTGTTTATCATTGGATCGATTCGTTACAAAAAGGTGTTGCCACCACCTCCGGTAGGGTAATGCTGGCAGCATTACCCATATTAATGGGTATGCAACTGATATTAGCTTTTCTTGGTTATGATATTGCAAATGTGCCACGCAGACCATGGCATAAGTTACGCAGGATTCTAAAAAACAGTCCGACATATATTGGGGGATCAGATGAGAAATAA
- a CDS encoding glycosyltransferase family 39 protein, with protein sequence MLFIINLVQVFLGTVSVFLAYVIFRYFLSEIPSFIATLLTAISPHLISMNTYLLTETLFTFLMMFSLWLLIETYSRNKIIFALIAGIVFASAALTRPTLQYYIIFVVGLIIYQCKLKNALRLILPLILGFSILIAPWFLYNLSVIGKISDSTLAKNTVYHGIYPDFVYNGIASSRGMPYRFDPNSKKISQSYKTIFSEITRRFRKEPYRYSKWYLVDKTLTLFSWDIIGGVGDVFIYPVKYSPYFDKQIFKLTHLFMKSIHWALVILAFISSVFIWTKFYTKKLSENSLFTLRALSLLIFYFIALHIIGAPYPRYSIPLRPVIYGLAIFTCSQCFGLLKEKFKAIALSG encoded by the coding sequence ATGTTGTTTATAATAAATCTTGTTCAGGTTTTCTTAGGCACCGTAAGTGTTTTTCTTGCATATGTAATTTTTAGATATTTTCTTTCTGAAATACCCTCTTTTATTGCAACCCTGCTTACAGCTATTTCACCACATTTAATTTCGATGAATACTTATTTACTGACCGAAACCTTATTTACTTTTTTAATGATGTTTTCTCTTTGGCTTTTGATCGAAACTTATTCAAGGAATAAAATTATTTTTGCTTTAATTGCAGGAATCGTTTTTGCGAGTGCAGCATTAACCAGGCCGACATTGCAATATTATATTATTTTCGTTGTTGGTTTGATTATTTACCAGTGCAAGTTAAAAAACGCTTTGCGTTTAATCTTACCGTTAATATTAGGGTTTTCAATTCTTATTGCACCTTGGTTCTTATATAACCTTTCTGTAATTGGGAAAATATCAGATTCGACACTGGCAAAGAACACTGTATATCATGGTATTTATCCTGATTTTGTTTATAATGGCATTGCATCCAGCAGAGGTATGCCATATCGCTTTGATCCGAACAGCAAAAAAATCTCACAAAGTTATAAAACAATATTTTCTGAAATTACACGTCGTTTCAGAAAAGAGCCTTACAGATATTCAAAATGGTATTTGGTTGACAAGACGTTAACATTATTTTCATGGGATATTATCGGAGGGGTGGGGGATGTATTCATTTATCCGGTAAAATATTCTCCTTATTTTGACAAACAAATATTTAAACTTACACATTTATTTATGAAGAGCATCCACTGGGCTTTGGTTATATTGGCATTTATATCTTCTGTTTTTATATGGACAAAATTTTATACAAAAAAGCTTTCCGAAAATTCGTTGTTTACTCTTCGAGCGCTATCATTACTAATTTTTTATTTTATCGCCTTACATATTATTGGTGCTCCTTATCCTCGTTACAGCATTCCATTAAGGCCTGTTATTTATGGCTTAGCAATATTCACCTGTTCGCAATGCTTTGGTTTACTGAAAGAAAAGTTTAAAGCAATAGCATTATCAGGATAA
- the cysC gene encoding adenylyl-sulfate kinase: MKTKSNSFSKSENTVWHRSLVSREDRTILNGHKSVVVWFTGLSGSGKSTIAHKLEKKLHDMGCRTIVFDGDNVRHGLCGDLGFSEKDRHENIRRIGETVKLFLEAGIIVLTAFISPYKSDRKWLRELISSQSFVEVYCSCPLDVCEQRDAKGLYAKARSGIIKNYTGVGSLYEEPENPDIVIDTSVSTIEESVNLIVDYLVNDKKMFLDK; encoded by the coding sequence ATGAAAACAAAATCAAATTCGTTTTCCAAAAGTGAAAATACTGTCTGGCATAGATCTTTAGTAAGCCGGGAGGATCGAACTATACTGAATGGGCATAAAAGTGTTGTTGTCTGGTTTACCGGGCTTTCCGGTTCGGGGAAGTCCACTATTGCTCATAAACTTGAAAAAAAATTGCATGACATGGGATGCAGAACAATCGTTTTTGACGGAGACAATGTAAGGCATGGGTTATGCGGTGATCTCGGTTTTTCTGAAAAAGACAGACATGAAAATATAAGGCGTATAGGAGAAACCGTAAAGCTTTTTTTGGAAGCAGGAATAATTGTATTAACCGCTTTTATTTCGCCGTATAAATCAGATAGAAAGTGGCTTAGAGAATTAATTTCTTCCCAAAGCTTTGTCGAAGTTTATTGCAGTTGCCCGCTTGATGTGTGTGAGCAAAGGGATGCAAAGGGTTTATATGCAAAAGCCAGATCGGGAATTATAAAAAACTATACCGGTGTCGGCTCTTTATATGAAGAACCTGAAAATCCGGATATAGTTATTGACACAAGTGTAAGCACTATTGAAGAGAGTGTGAATCTGATAGTGGATTATTTGGTTAATGATAAGAAGATGTTTTTGGATAAGTAA
- a CDS encoding nucleotidyltransferase domain-containing protein, with protein MASSKSLIINLIKKYIVRLKENNISVEKVLLFGSYMKKTPREDSDIDIAVISSAFKGDRYSDRRLIVPLRRGIDSRIEPIPFTPEDYAKGGILIDEIKSTGQEIFSL; from the coding sequence ATGGCTTCTTCAAAATCTTTAATTATTAATTTAATAAAAAAATATATAGTACGATTAAAAGAAAATAACATTTCTGTTGAAAAAGTGTTGTTGTTTGGTTCTTACATGAAAAAAACACCAAGGGAAGACAGTGATATAGATATTGCTGTTATTTCATCCGCATTTAAAGGTGACAGGTATTCAGACAGGAGGCTTATCGTTCCCTTAAGACGTGGAATAGACAGCAGGATTGAACCCATCCCTTTTACTCCTGAGGACTATGCAAAAGGCGGAATACTTATTGATGAGATTAAGAGTACCGGGCAGGAAATTTTCTCATTATAA
- a CDS encoding type II toxin-antitoxin system YafQ family toxin produces the protein MEARFEAAFLKALKKHASIRKLVKNKVDMILENPISMGEPLKGNWQGFYSCHVKRNFIIIYLFCEICRKKGDDAVILCSDCGTTLDQTVKFVLLGPHDQAYRAH, from the coding sequence ATTGAAGCGCGTTTCGAAGCAGCTTTTCTCAAAGCTTTAAAGAAGCATGCTTCCATCAGGAAACTGGTGAAAAACAAAGTCGACATGATTCTTGAGAACCCCATTTCAATGGGTGAACCCTTGAAGGGAAACTGGCAAGGGTTCTATTCCTGCCATGTCAAACGTAATTTCATTATCATTTACCTGTTCTGTGAGATCTGCCGGAAAAAAGGTGATGATGCCGTTATCCTCTGTTCAGACTGCGGAACGACCCTTGACCAGACAGTCAAGTTTGTATTGCTTGGGCCGCATGATCAGGCGTACCGGGCTCATTGA